The DNA region GATTTTGTGTTATGTTAATATTAAGATTACCATATGGATATGATTGAGAATTCAAGAAAAGTTTAATATCTCTCATCTTACAATGATCAAAAAGACTGGCATCTTTATTTGCAACATTTTTTCGTGCTGTTTGAAAACCAACGATGACGTATCTTGGTTTTTCAAGTTGTGTTGATGTTTTAACACTCCAAATATGCTTTGTTGTTGCTGGTAGCAAAGGATAATCATACAGCTCCCAAGTACGAAAACTCATTGCTATAGATGGATCTTTTgcaataaaattaagtaattgaattttttgtttgtctgACACTCGTATATATGGCACTATCCACTCAATTTTTTCCAAactaatttttacattttcagcagcagcagcagcagcagcatcaGCAACAGTTGTCTGTTTATATGCGTTTGTATCTGTATTCGATCTTACAATAATAAGTTCATGCTttgcattaataattattttacgatAATCTTCAGCGAAACCTAATAATATACTCAATGGAAtggatatattaaaatttccttcattatcaaatattttttcatcgttTATCCAGCCTGCATTTTCAAGAAATGCTTTTTGATTAGGGTTAAATGATACATATCCTTTCATTAAAGTTGTAAGACCAACATTTTTACTACGATCAACTTCAATGCCATTTATTTCATAACGAATTTCTTCAAACATATGAGCAATTGACATTTTAACAAGAGAAGTTGTAGCAGCGACAGCAGTTCCAttactttttgtaaattttcctgTAATATGTAGTGAACTTTTACTTGGTAATAAACACAAGTCTTGATGTTGAACTCCAATTCttatttcatcactattattaaattttgaagcGCCATATGGCAGATGAGTGTGAAGCTCATAATGAGCGACtgattcatcaaatattataggtttttgaatatttaagatTTCTTCCATGGTTGAAAGCaaagaaaacaacaaaattgtataactactttttcttttttagttttaaaccGAGATTTTTCAGAAACTGAATGTTCTGACGTGTTATCACTTTCAGAGGTCTTTGAAGACTGCTTGACTTTTGGCatgtcaattgatttttataactcTGTCCATAAACTTTTCTAGTGAAAACGATTCCCATTATTATAGGCGCTTTACATGCAAACGTATTGTTATAGTTTCTCCTCGAAAATTCACTAAGTCTCCGtcttgatcaacaatttttaattgaatattgtgtATTGCTTGTACGGTGATTGGAAGATAAATGACATGCGATGGCACTTCTATAATCTTATATCCTTTTGGAACACAaggaaaaaattcatgaatcgTGTGAACTGGTCGATCATTCATGTAAGCACCTGTCGTTATATTACATTCAATACGCAAAGCATTGACTTTATAATAGTAACAGTCAAATCTGATTTATGCACAACATTTGGCGTTAATATTTGTGATGAAAATAACAATCGACCTATGGTATTATTTTCttggaaatttataaaattatcatacaTTTATTTCACCAATTCATTTGTATTAGCTTTAATACTCAGAGAAATTTCTGGTAATTCTTTATATAGTCTTCAATATCTTCAATTTCATAAGTGCCAGTAGGTATTGTAATTATATAGTCACctacatgaaatttattattgtattcatcaatatttggtattgaattgaatgttaataattcaacGAGTCccataacataatttttatctttagaTAATTCTATTGGTGGAAAATATTGAGCCTCTAGAATCGAGGAGGCTCCAGACAGTGTTAGCGTGAACGAATCACTCATGACTAATATTAAAACTGTATGtacatatgtatttataattagctaaaaaacataaatgacCACATATAACTGTatcatatttttgataattcttataattatatttaatgctaCCAACACcgagatattttttaagttcTTCGGGAGGACCTAAGTCTCCAaaactatcaaaataaataacttgatcatttttttttttatacgcaACCCAGTGTGTGCCGGGaccatctttatcatcaagatTGATTATTGATGACTCATATTTCCTAGGACCTGATTAGGTTTCATAAATATACCTCGAAAAatggaattttaaaattttgcatATTTGATGAGATCAATATCAGTCAACGCTCGATGTGGGTTTCCATGTTTTTGATGgcttaaaaataaaccaaatccTTTTTATGAGGCTGCAAAAATACCATTTCCCAAAGCAATTGATTCCATTTTTGTATTATGgcgtttattttcttcaagtcTACTTTTTGCAGCATTTGCTTCATTGATAGTTTTTACTACTGTAGCAGCTCCACCCGATAAAGCACCCACTGCACTAAGACCAGCAAAAATAGGCATTAAAAACGGTAAAAATCCTCCAATTTTGCTGGTAATGGTAAAACACGAGGTAACCGAACATTTTTTTACCACCAGATTTTTCACAGCATCACGTGCTCCCTTTATAATTGATTTGATAGGATCGCCTCCAGGCTGAGTAAGTTTTtgtgataattttctttaatgaTACCGAAggtcttttttctttttatttttctagttcCCTTTTCAATGTCATACCCATTTTACTTTTGCTTTCATAGCGTTTGTTATTCCCCGCTGCGCCAGCAATAGTAGAGTCGTTAGCAAGAACACGTTGCCGCTTTTTCAGCAAGCTCTCTGTCAGCCTGATGTCTAGCGACTAagttatctttatttttctgtattgTATATCGTGTTCTTTACACGATTCGTCTAGGATTTATACCTCGATCACCTCGTTCTAATCTTTTGCTAATTTAGTACCAGGCCcacaataattgtattttgggATATGTAACTCAAAAGGAagtttattaatgattttattgacaaCACCTTTTCCTAATTTTTTTCGACGTCTGTGCTCAATCATAGTTTAAATGTAACTGATGTTAACGATTATAAGAGCAcgtatttatatcaaaacgATTCAGTAATAATCAGGACTTGTTCCAACGTACACGatgcaatttaataaacaaaacaaaaaattaccaGTAACCAATTTTGATGAACTTATTCAACAGAGTAGCgacagaaagaaaaaaagacatGGTGAATTACTACCAAACAGTGTTCGAGGAATATTTTGTGGTCCTAGCGGTATAGGAAAAACGAACGTAATATTTGCAATAATCACACATGAAAATGGTTTAAGATTTGAAAATGTTTATGTTTACTCAAAGTCTTTGAATCagccaaaatataaattgctagaaaaattattacaatctGTAAAAGGTATCGGTTATTTTCCTTTTAATGAACATGAACAAGTACTTCAACCTCAAGATACAAAACCAAACTCTGTTAtgatttttgatgatgtttcATGTGAAAACAAGATAATATTAGAGCTTTTTTGTATGGGTCGACATCAAGACGTAGATTGTTTTATCTCTGTCAAACTTATGCTCGGATACCTAAACATTTGATTCGAGATAATGCGAATTTTTAGTTCTTTTAAGCAAGATGATCTCAATTTAAAACAGAATATATTTTGATCATGTAAATACAGATATGACATAcacagaatttaaaaatttatgttatacATGTTGGAAAGATGATAAACATGGATTCAttgtaattgataaaaagataaataataatcgataTAGAAAAGGAAGCTTTGATTGTTATATCAGTATAAAATCAAAGTATGTTGACAATAGTAGCATAGATGTCAAGTAATGAACATCAATAtggacaataaaataaaaataaatgaaaagaaagAATTACTGAGTCAAATTGCTAGAGCCAGTCATGCTATTAgacaaaaacataaaatt from Aphidius gifuensis isolate YNYX2018 linkage group LG5, ASM1490517v1, whole genome shotgun sequence includes:
- the LOC122856409 gene encoding uncharacterized protein LOC122856409; the protein is MEEILNIQKPIIFDESVAHYELHTHLPYGASKFNNSDEIRIGVQHQDLCLLPSKSSLHITGKFTKSNGTAVAATTSLVKMSIAHMFEEIRYEINGIEVDRSKNVGLTTLMKGYVSFNPNQKAFLENAGWINDEKIFDNEGNFNISIPLSILLGFAEDYRKIIINAKHELIIVRSNTDTNAYKQTTVADAAAAAAAENVKISLEKIEWIVPYIRVSDKQKIQLLNFIAKDPSIAMSFRTWELYDYPLLPATTKHIWSVKTSTQLEKPRYVIVGFQTARKNVANKDASLFDHCKMRDIKLFLNSQSYPYGNLNINITQNQYALLYDMFAQFQVSYYGKESEPLLTKKEYIDQAPLIVIDCSKQNEFLKSGPVDIRLEFESFEQFPAETSAYCLILHDRIVEYNPISGSVRKLV